From Streptomyces sp. SAI-135:
CACGAGCTGCGCAATCCCCTCGCGGCCGCGACCGCGGCCACCGAACTGCTCGCCCTGGACATGCCGGAGGGGCATCCGGCGCTGGCCGTCCTGGAGCGGCAACTGGGGACGCTGGCCCGGATGAGCAACGACCTGCTGGACGGCACCCGGGCGGTGACCGGCCGGCTGGAGCTGGTGCGGGAACCGGTCGACCTGCGCTCGGTCGTCGAGGGGGCCTGCGCGGACATCCGCGGCCTCTTCGCGCACGACGGCCGCACCCTGAACGTACGACTGCCCGACGCGCCCCTGGTCGTCGACGGCGACCGGCTGCGGCTCGCGCAGGTCCTGACCAACCTGCTGTCGAACGCGCTCAAGTACACCCGGCCCGGCGGGCGCACCGAGGTGGAGCTCGCCGACGGGGGCGGTGAGGCGCGGCTGACCGTGCGGGACGACGGCATCGGCTTCGCGCCCGGTCAGGCCGAGGAGCTGTTCGGGGTGTTCATGCGGGCGGCGCCCGCCGGTCCCGACACGCCGGAGGGCCTGGGGCTGGGGCTCGCCGTCGCTCGGACGATCGCGGAACTGCACCACGGCCGGGTCGGCGCGCACAGCGACGGGCCCGGCACAGGGGCGACCTTCACGGTGGTCCTGCCGGCGGACGGCGCCCCGGCGCTGCCGCTGCCCCGCTCGACGCCCGCCCGGTCCGCGTCCCGCGGGCTGGCCGTGCTGATCGTCGAGGACAACGAGGACCTGGCCGCGACCTACCACACGCTGCTGGAACGGCAGGGCCACCGGGTGACGACCGTGCACACCGGCACCGCCGCACTCACCGCGACCGGGGCGCAGGCGTTCGACGTGGTGCTGTGCGACCTGGGCCTGCCGGACATCGACGGTCACACGGTCGCCCGCCGGGTGCGGGCGAGGCCGGGCGGCGAGCGGCTGCGGCTCATCGCGCTCTCCGGCTTCAGCCAGGGCAC
This genomic window contains:
- a CDS encoding ATP-binding protein, with the protein product MPDTPDFRRLFDSNLSPLLVLTPDFVIVEVNRAYLTATRTDRSIVGRPIFDVFPDNPEDPSADGVANLRRSLETVVASGRTDTMALQRYDIPTSEPGVFAERYWSPVNAPVLDDEGRLTHIIHRVEDVTEFVHLRRVGREQQRAVADAQMRAEGMEIDLFVRAREIREVNEQLNRVNAELDASGRRLREEQRAKDRFIATLSHELRNPLAAATAATELLALDMPEGHPALAVLERQLGTLARMSNDLLDGTRAVTGRLELVREPVDLRSVVEGACADIRGLFAHDGRTLNVRLPDAPLVVDGDRLRLAQVLTNLLSNALKYTRPGGRTEVELADGGGEARLTVRDDGIGFAPGQAEELFGVFMRAAPAGPDTPEGLGLGLAVARTIAELHHGRVGAHSDGPGTGATFTVVLPADGAPALPLPRSTPARSASRGLAVLIVEDNEDLAATYHTLLERQGHRVTTVHTGTAALTATGAQAFDVVLCDLGLPDIDGHTVARRVRARPGGERLRLIALSGFSQGTDRALSRAAGFDAHLTKPLPLTELTDVLERRDGG